Proteins encoded together in one Camelina sativa cultivar DH55 chromosome 9, Cs, whole genome shotgun sequence window:
- the LOC104710302 gene encoding phosphatidylinositol 4-kinase gamma 7-like encodes MSRNLDSPVQTQMAVAVFKTPLTGATSMDGKQHHKHQHLQRQSSGRRVFVQTETGCVLGMELDRSDNVHTVKRRLQIALNFPTEESSLTYGDMVLTNDLSAVRNDSPLLLKRNFMHRSSSTPCLSPTGKDLQQKDRSGPIEILGHSDCFSIVKHMVKDIVKAMKMGVEPLPVHSGLGGAYYFRNKRGESVAIVKPTDEEPFAPNNPKGFVGKALGQPGLKSSVRVGETGFREVAAYLLDYGRFANVPPTALVKITHSVFNVNDGVKGNKPREKKLVSKIASFQKFVAHDFDASDHGTSSFPVASVHRIGILDIRIFNTDRHGGNLLVKKLDGDGMFGHVELIPIDHGLCLPETLEDPYFEWIHWPQASLPFSDVELEYIQSLDPLKDCDMLRRELPMIREACLRVLVLCTIFLKEAAAYGMCLAEIGEMMTREFRPGEEEPSELEVVCIEAKRSVIERDVLSPRSDVVGEAEFQFDLDCDDLESVYASKIQLTDDYFTKNPFSNGRSSLGKLEESIKEEEEDDEEEEDRTENAVPMIIMKDSFFSSAAFHDKAPSLSKLSTSMKNTHLSDTARKHPKPLTRGRSENTSSGHKSANEQLPMSASFVKVADMKEDEWALFLERFHELLGPAFAKRKTATLSKRQRLGTSCQF; translated from the coding sequence ATGTCGAGGAACTTAGACAGTCCTGTTCAGACTCAAATGGCTGTGGCAGTGTTTAAGACCCCTCTTACTGGGGCGACTAGTATGGATGGGAAGCAGCATCATAAGCATCAGCATCTGCAGAGGCAATCCTCCGGGAGGAGGGTTTTTGTGCAGACTGAAACTGGTTGTGTTTTGGGTATGGAGTTGGATCGTAGTGACAATGTTCATACTGTCAAGAGGAGGCTTCAGATTGCTCTTAATTTCCCTACTGAGGAAAGCTCTTTGACTTATGGAGATATGGTGCTGACGAATGATCTGAGTGCTGTGAGGAATGATTCACCGCTTCTTCTGAAACGTAACTTTATGCATAGAAGCTCGTCTACTCCTTGTCTTTCACCTACTGGGAAGGATCTGCAACAGAAAGATCGAAGTGGTCCGATTGAGATACTTGGACACTCGGATTGCTTTTCGATTGTTAAACATATGGTGAAGGACATTGTTAAGGCGATGAAGATGGGTGTTGAACCGCTTCCTGTTCATAGCGGGCTTGGAGGTGCATACTATTTTAGGAACAAAAGGGGTGAGAGTGTTGCGATTGTTAAGCCGACAGATGAAGAGCCATTTGCACCTAACAATCCTAAAGGCTTTGTTGGGAAAGCCCTTGGGCAACCTGGCTTGAAGTCTTCGGTACGAGTGGGGGAAACCGGGTTTAGAGAAGTTGCAGCTTATCTTCTTGATTATGGCCGCTTTGCTAATGTCCCTCCCACTGCTCTTGTTAAGATTACTCATTCTGTATTCAATGTCAACGATGGAGTGAAGGGGAACAAGCCTCGGGAGAAGAAGCTGGTTAGTAAGATTGCTTCTTTCCAGAAGTTTGTGGCTCATGATTTCGATGCAAGCGATCATGGCACTTCAAGCTTCCCTGTAGCTTCTGTGCACCGCATTGGTATTTTGGACATAAGGATCTTCAACACAGACCGTCATGGTGGGAATCTTTTGGTGAAGAAGCTCGATGGAGACGGAATGTTTGGTCACGTAGAGCTTATTCCAATAGACCATGGCCTATGCTTGCCAGAAACCCTAGAGGATCCTTATTTTGAGTGGATTCATTGGCCACAGGCATCGTTACCTTTCTCTGATGTAGAGCTTGAGTACATACAGAGTCTTGATCCATTGAAGGATTGTGACATGCTTAGAAGAGAACTTCCAATGATTAGAGAGGCGTGTCTTAGGGTTCTTGTTCTCTGTACTATTTTCCTCAAAGAAGCTGCTGCTTATGGTATGTGTCTTGCCGAGATTGGCGAGATGATGACTCGGGAGTTTCGACCAGGAGAAGAGGAGCCAAGTGAACTCGAGGTTGTGTGTATTGAAGCCAAGAGATCAGTCATTGAACGAGATGTTTTATCTCCGAGGTCAGATGTAGTAGGAGAAGCAGAGTTCCAGTTTGATCTAGACTGTGATGATTTAGAATCAGTCTACGCTTCCAAGATACAACTAACCGatgactacttcaccaaaaACCCCTTTTCAAACGGGCGTTCTTCACTCGGGAAGCTTGAAGAAAgcatcaaagaagaagaagaagatgatgaagaagaagaggacagaACTGAAAATGCTGTCCCTATGATCATTATGAAAGATAGTTTTTTTAGTTCAGCTGCTTTTCATGACAAAGCTCCATCTCTTTCAAAGCTTTCCACTTCAATGAAGAACACACATCTTAGCGACACAGCACGGAAACACCCAAAACCCTTAACCAGAGGCAGATCCGAGAACACATCGTCTGGTCACAAAAGCGCAAACGAACAGCTTCCAATGAGTGCAAGCTTCGTGAAAGTAGCAGACATGAAAGAAGACGAGTGGGCTCTGTTCTTGGAGAGGTTCCATGAGTTACTTGGACCGGCTTTCGCAAAACGCAAAACGGCAACGTTGAGTAAGAGACAGAGACTTGGCACTTCATGCCAGTTTTGA